One Fusarium falciforme chromosome 12, complete sequence DNA window includes the following coding sequences:
- a CDS encoding MFS domain-containing protein, which translates to MADHSQLQQEKEAIGACLEPVETGTSYQPPKIGTWRRRLIMLSLCLTLFLSALDITITSTALPTIANQLGVTAREYAWIGSGYTLSTTASTPVWAKLSDIFGRKPTIMISTAIFMGGSLVCALAHSSTTLIAGRVVQGLGGGGSTVLITIIIGDLFALAERAKYYGLTGIVFGIASAVGPVLGGIFAQAVSWRWCFYINLPFDAVALVVLFFTLKIDIEKEPVVDGLRSLDWMGFVLIIGGTICFLYGLEAGSGGLAPWNSALVICLIVFGVAILALFMAWEAKFAKTPIIPLRIFQSTTNIASFTVACLHSFIFISYDFFLPLYFQVILGFKPIISGVTLFALILPMSFVTLLGGYIVRRTGNFKILITIGAGLMALGTGLFIDLSQSVQWAKIVVFQFIAGMGSGVLFQNPMIALQSHVHHKDLTATMSAYTFLRSLFTSISIVVGTVLIQRTVGGGNLTSVSHDEGSATTGEQDYIDGLRIMWAFYTSLAGVVFLVSFLIKPKKNKKMDHVESGSN; encoded by the exons ATGGCGGACCATTCACAACTTCAGCAGGAAAAGGAGGCGATAGGGGCCTGTCTCGAACCGGTCGAGACTGGCACCTCGTACCAACCCCCCAAGATAGGGACATGGCGGCGTCGCCTCATCATGCTTTCCCTATGCTTGACCTTATTTCTCAGCGCACTTGATATCACCATCACTTCGACCGCTCTGCCGACTATCGCCAATCAACTCGGTGTCACCGCCCGAGAATATGCCTGGATCGGTAGCGGCTACACCCTGTCCACCACGGCGTCGACTCCTGTCTGGGCGAAGCTCTCAGACATTTTCGGTCGGAAGCCCACGATAATGATATCGACGGCGATATTCATGGGCGGTAGTCTTGTCTGTGCTTTGGCCCATTCGAGCACGACACTCATCGCCGGGAGGGTGGTCCAGGGGCTTGGTGGTGGGGGCTCCACTGtgctcatcaccatcatcattggCGACCTCTTTGCCCTTGCCGAGCGAGCGAAATACTATGGCCTCACGGGTATTGTCTTTGGAATTGCCAGTGCTGTTGGACCTGTGCTAGGTGGCATCTTTGCACAAGCCGTTagttggagatggtgct TTTACATCAATCTCCCATTCGATGCCGTCGCCTTGgtcgtcctcttcttcactcTCAAAATCGACATCGAGAAAGAACCCGTTGTGGATGGACTGCGCAGCCTTGACTGGATGGGATTCGTCCTCATCATTGGGGGCACAATCTGCTTCCTTTACGGACTCGAGGCTGGATCTGGTGGCCTTGCGCCCTGGAACTCAGCTCTAGTCATTTGCTTAATAGTCTTTGGAGTCGCCATCCTAGCTTTATTCATGGCTTGGGAGGCCAAGTTTGCCAAAACGCCCATCATCCCCCTTCGCATCTTCCAGAGCACGACGAATATCGCCTCGTTCACGGTTGCGTGTTTACACTCGTTCATCTTTATCTCTTacgacttcttcctccctcttTACTTTCAAGTCATACTCGGGTTCAAGCCCATTATATCTGGAGTCACGCTTTTTGCCCTCATCCTGCCCATGTCCTTTGTAACGTTGCTAGGCGGTTATATCGTCCGAAGAACTGGAAACTTCAAGATTCTCATCACCATTGGAGCTGGCCTGATGGCGCTAGGCACTGGATTATTCATTGATCTTTCCCAAAGTGTCCAGTGGGCAAAGATCGTAGTCTTCCAGTTTATTGCCGGTATGGGATCTGGAGTGTTGTTCCAAAACCCTATGATTGCTCTACAGAGCCACGTCCACCACAAGGACTTGACAGCGACAATGTCAGCATACACGTTTCTGCGAAGTCTCTTCACGTCGATTTCTATCGTTGTGGGAACAGTTCTGATCCAGAGGACCGTCGGTGGTGGGAACTTGACGTCTGTCTCACACGACGAAGGATCTGCGACCACTGGTGAACAAGACTACATCGATGGCTTGCGTATCATGTGGGCATTCTACACGTCCCTAGCTGGAGTTGTGTTTCTCGtatcttttcttataaagcccaagaaaaataaaaagatggATCATGTTGAGTCAGGCTCAAATTAG
- a CDS encoding PepX-C domain-containing protein: MPVPVQVAFKPLTKPEVGVNGYVEPTIGKSEVLKKGSAPFKARTLDSDIRVDHDVEITVRDGCRLYADVFRPTGDEKVPVIISWSPYGKKYSALDMIFNVCVWACCLKREDVSGLEKFEGLDPAWWVNQGYAIANVDARGAGDSDGDAVCMGAQEGEDAHDVIEALAKLPWCNGSVGMAGNSYLAIMQWHAAAQKPPSLKAIAPWEGCGDIFREQFCRGGWFTMSNFDLITTLVIKGKHGVEDFAEMYRRSPIANAYWNDKRVDFSKIDIPVFITGSDLSQIHTMGAVRGWMELKSDKKWIKWCGHQEWFELYGERESYPELKKYFDKYLKGIDNDWEKTPRVRWATLQYDQGRVEENIELADFPSPNTDYRSLYLGSDGSLLDALPSAGTTSHNSEDRWSISKFRYTFDKPTRILGIPKAELYMSCDALDDMVVFVQLRKLDKTGKELSHLQFPIERTPVKSVEEMSEKERISLTLHNGAMGILRASHRKIDSTRSMHSQFPFHPHDEAQLIPKGEVVKLEIGIWAMGVDYQAGESIQFDVLGQYPGFTEVTAFSKPRPDSEKNKGRHTVHFGGDYPSRVILPFVEL, encoded by the exons ATGCCCGTTCCCGTTCAAGTTGCATTCAAGCCCCTCACCAAGCCAGAGGTGGGCGTCAATGGCTACGTTGAGCCAACTATCGGCAAGTCAGAAGTCCTCAAGAAAGGCTCAGCGCCATTCAAAGCCAGGACACTTGACTCGGACATCCGCGTTGACCACGACGTCGAGATCACTGTCCGCGATGGCTGCAGGCTCTACGCCGATGTTTTCCGTCCTACCGGCGATGAGAAGGTACCTGTCATCATCTCATGGTCTCCTTATGGCAAAAAATACTCTGCACTCGACATGATCTTCAACGTCTGCGTCTGGGCATGCTGCCTCAAACGCGAAGATGTCAGCGGTCTGGAAAAGTTTGAAGGCCTCGACCCTGCTTGGTGGGTGAACCAAGGCtacgccatcgccaacgtTGATGCCCGTGGCGCTGGAGACAGCGACGGTGACGCTGTCTGCATGGGTGCTCAAGAGGGTGAAGATGCGCATGATGTCATCGAAGCTCTCGCGAAGCTACCTTGGTGCAATGGAAGCGTGGGGATGGctggtaattcttatttggCCATTATGCAGTGGCACGCCGCCGCCCAGAAGCCTCCATCCTTGAAGGCAATTGCACCTTGGGAGGGCTGCGGAGACATTTTCCGAGAGCAGTTTTGTCGGGGTGGATGGTTCACCATGAGCAACTTTGACCTCATCACAACGCTGGTGATCAAGGGCAAGCATGGCGTGGAAGACTTTGCTGAGATGTATCGCCGCAGCCCTATTGCCAATGCTTACTGGAACGATAAGCGTGTTGATTTCAGCAAGATTGACATTCCTGTCTTCATCACTGGGTCCGACCTCAGCCAGATCCATACTATGGGCGCTGTGCGAGGCTGGATGGAGTTGAAGAGTGATAAGAAGTGGATCAAGTGGTGTGGTCATCAGGAGTGGTTTGAGCTCTATGGCGAGAGGGAGAGCTACCCAGAGCTCAAG AAATACTTTGATAAGTATCTCAAAGGCATCGACAACGACTGGGAGAAGACCCCCCGAGTCCGTTGGGCGACCCTACAATATGACCAAGGCCGTGTTGAGGAGAACATCGAGTTGGCCGACTTTCCCTCGCCAAACACTGATTACCGCTCATTGTACCTTGGATCGGATGGCAGCCTTCTTGACGCTCTTCCTTCCGCTGGTACTACCTCTCACAATTCTGAGGATCGATGGTCCATCTCCAAGTTTCGATACACCTTTGACAAGCCCACACGGATCTTGGGCATTCCCAAAGCAGAGCTGTATATGAGCTGCGATGCTCTGGATGACATGGTTGTCTTTGTTCAGCTACGCAAGCTTGACAAGACAGGCAAGGAGCTGAGCCACCTCCAATTCCCCATCGAGAGGACTCCCGTCAAGTCAGTTGAGGAAATGTCTGAGAAGGAGCGTATAAGCCTCACGCTGCACAATGGCGCCATGGGAATTCTCCGGGCCTCTCATCGCAAGATTGACTCTACCCGCTCAATGCATTCCCAGTTCCCTTTCCACCCACACGATGAGGCGCAATTGATCCCAAAGGGTGAGGTTGTCAAGCTGGAGATTGGTATCTGGGCCATGGGTGTTGACTATCAGGCCGGAGAGAGCATCCAGTTCGATGTTTTGGGGCAGTATCCCGGGTTCACAGAAGTGACTGCGTTTTCCAAGCCCAGGCCGGATAGcgagaagaacaagggccGCCATACTGTTCACTTCGGTGGTGATTATCCTAGCAGAGTCATTCTTCCTTTTGTTGAGCTATAG
- a CDS encoding Zn(2)-C6 fungal-type domain-containing protein — translation MEPPNTANMVARKLYHTKRTHTKSRNGCKVCKTRRVKCDEARPACRSCVVRNAVCVYPQQSPPPRARAPSPVSDIPYEPLFIQSPVRDAVDMKLLWFYTSKACSTTFIIEPAREARVTNILKVDIPRIAFSSPFLMDCLLATSALQLELLGQDVDMYRAVRYRSHAFHGYRKAIAEAKPETFPAIIACSILLTNLASHMFREEATEQLYIINWMTLWRGISHVIDLVSPRRIWESGLAELFLRPCVDPNQSAFYIPSHLLSVVASIEPGDEDHPSIGTYYAALRYLGSLYFNLSKNSEPVMNLRILTWFTYLPESYVELCRKRRPRALIILAHYLVFIKLMHTIWWAIGIGNREIRGIISCLGNQWSSKLTIPRRALSIEGRLEIARLLLDDQNWEFPVVIDEDLSFGRPIPVGHSPGFTPPTTVSPPQADTRGFQQDKITLAAMTPNSWMLNEAASN, via the coding sequence ATGGAGCCTCCCAACACCGCCAACATGGTGGCGCGAAAACTCTATCACACTAAGAGGACCCATACCAAGTCAAGAAATGGCTGCAAGGTCTGCAAGACGCGTCGGGTCAAGTGTGACGAGGCTCGGCCGGCATGCCGGAGCTGCGTCGTGCGCAACGCTGTCTGTGTTTACCCCCAACAATCTCCACCTCCCcgagctcgagctccttCGCCGGTCTCGGATATTCCTTATGAGCCCCTCTTCATACAGTCTCCCGTGCGGGATGCCGTCGACATGAAGCTGCTGTGGTTCTACACCAGCAAAGCATGTAGCACAACGTTCATCATTGAGCCTGCGAGAGAGGCGCGCGTCACCAACATTTTGAAGGTTGACATCCCACGCATCGCATTCTCGTCCCCGTTCCTGATGGATTGTCTACTCGCCACTTCGGCACTGCAACTCGAGCTTCTGGGTCAGGACGTCGACATGTATCGCGCCGTCCGCTATCGCTCTCATGCGTTTCACGGCTATCGGAAAGCCATTGCAGAGGCCAAACCAGAGACGTTCCCAGCAATTATTGCGTGCTCTATACTTCTTACGAACCTTGCATCTCACATGTTTCGTGAGGAAGCGACCGAGCAGCTGTACATCATCAATTGGATGACCCTTTGGAGAGGCATCAGCCACGTCATAGATCTCGTGAGCCCGAGGAGAATTTGGGAGTCTGGGTTGGCTGAATTATTCTTGAGGCCTTGTGTCGACCCAAACCAATCTGCCTTTTACATCCCCAGCCACCTGCTCTCCGTGGTGGCCTCGATTGAGCCTGGGGATGAAGACCATCCTAGCATTGGCACCTACTATGCGGCCCTACGCTATCTCGGTTCCCTCTACTTCAACCTGTCTAAAAATTCTGAGCCTGTCATGAACTTGAGGATCCTTACTTGGTTCACCTACCTACCGGAGTCCTATGTCGAACTCTGCCGCAAACGGAGACCCCGTGCCCTCATTATTCTCGCCCACTATCTCGTCTTTATAAAGTTGATGCACACAATCTGGTGGGCAATAGGCATCGGAAACCGCGAGATTCGTGGAATAATCTCCTGCCTCGGAAACCAATGGTCTTCCAAGCTCACCATACCCCGACGAGCCCTGTCAATAGAGGGACGACTTGAGATTGCCCGACTCCTGCTTGATGACCAGAATTGGGAGTTCCCGGTCGTTATTGATGAAGACCTTAGCTTTGGAAGACCTATACCGGTTGGCCATTCGCCTGGGTTCACGCCGCCAACGACGGTTTCTCCGCCACAGGCTGATACTAGGGGGTTTCAACAAGACAAGATCACGCTCGCTGCCATGACCCCAAATTCATGGATGTTGAACGAAGCGGCAAGTAATTAA
- a CDS encoding Zn(2)-C6 fungal-type domain-containing protein: MSNVGVASEGASPPRPPRSKRNRLSLACTQCRKRKVRCDASTPKCRNCVLRGDDCETFDPRRPNGPAVRRWPAKAPQEGIARRHSSISEHSSPSSLTSVQHERAASLSRSGPKERHPSWIERAYQESQTTPDHVNDGQTNDSPDVVMNTDDTSHRVKYMGSSSMQCLCQFIDLCFERKGLEAIGPYFRWGMSFTEEFQLPLIAYLPDLPDMPLMEPLIEVFFNRTHPLVPVLDRTSFVAEVTRLLELQQAHENGLQAAISSTDAPALVTIYSVLALGMDDSEGTVSATATPYLTAAYSLTSHCLSLPYTSSVQALVMLAIALRARSKEGQSWHLLGQAIRIGHSLGFHRQIVSSESTNHPDRRLHSQIWWACYALEKMMQLETGRPSVIEEFDCDQAFPDRNSGLSPYFVRWVSLSQIVGQIGEHIYRRKATSSLGLLSEIARLDQALLDWVEEGSEGPKSSQRASWDSRVTEEEKPFALFLSLQYHQAQITVLRASLIFPEASFTREVNSHGSKLKGAARLLQGQNTCVEAARSIITQVAEFADSHAHFMLLTPTQTFLAAVTLALHTLKKPHKRMGRSDGELVRTASDYVADFYRRVGQSEELVKGVLELSRRMNQVLSGEGVVAEQAPRVSSQEAQDANPMQSAMSPGQFYDHGMEPLTFDPNDQFQDPFQDMPLDQFWAIMEGEFTTVSGQNFP, encoded by the exons ATGAGCAACGTCGGCGTAGCAAGCGAGGGCGCATCGCCCCCTCGACCACCGCGCTCAAAACGCAACCGCCTCTCCCTCGCCTGCACCCAGTGTCGCAAGCGCAAAGTCAGATGCGATGCCTCTACACCAAAGTGTCGCAACTGCGTTCTACGAGGCGACGACTGCGAGACGTTTGATCCTCGACGTCCGAATGGTCCAGCTGTCAGGAGATGGCCGGCCAAAGCACCGCAGGAGGGAATAGCGCGACGACACAGCTCAATCAGCGAGCATAGCTCCCCAAGCTCGCTCACGAGTGTTCAACATGAGCGGGCAGCGTCTCTATCACGGAGTGGTCCTAAAGAGAGGCATCCGTCGTGGATCGAGAGAGCGTATCAGGAGAGTCAGACCACTCCTGATCACGTTAACGATGGCCAGACGAATGACAGCCCGGACGTGGTGATGAATACTGACGACACTTCGCACCGGGTCAAG TACATGGGATCCAGCAGCATGCAGTGCCTCTGCCAGTTCATAGACCTGTGCTTCGAGAGAAAGGGCCTTGAAGCAATAGGCCCGTACTTTCGATGGGGGATGAGCTTCACCGAAGAGTTCCAGTTACCTTTGATAGCCTATCTACCCGACTTGCCCGACATGCCACTAATGGAACCACTGATCGAGGTCTTCTTCAACCGCACACATCCTCTCGTGCCCGTCCTGGATCGGACGTCCTTCGTGGCCGAGGTGACACGACTGTTGGAGCTTCAGCAAGCACATGAGAACGGGCTACAGGCTGCCATATCTTCTACAGACGCTCCAGCTCTGGTAACGATATACAGCGTCCTAGCACTTGGCATGGATGATTCTGAAGGGACGGTATCAGCGACGGCTACGCCATACCTCACTGCGGCTTATTCCTTGACCAGCCATTGTCTCAGCCTCCCATACACGAGCTCAGTACAGGCTCTGGTTATGCTAGCTATTGCGTTACGTGCAAGAA GCAAGGAGGGACAGAGTTGGCATCTCCTGGGTCAAGCTATACGGATTGGTCACTCGCTCGGTTTCCATCGACAGATCGTCTCTTCAGAGTCTACCAATCATCCAGACCGAAGGCTGCATTCTCAGATCTGGTGGGCATGCTATGctctggagaagatgatgcaaCTAGAGACTGGACGACCATCAGTCATCGAAGAGTTTGACTGTGACCAAGCCTTTCCGGACAGAAACAGTGGCCTCAGCCCATACTTTGTCCGATGGGTGTCTCTATCTCAGATCGTCGGCCAAATCGGCGAGCACATCTACCGGAGGAAGGCGACTAGTTCCCTTGGTCTTTTGTCTGAGATCGCACGACTAGATCAAGCGCTGCTGGATTGGGTCGAGGAAGGATCAGAAGGCCCCAAGTCGTCGCAGAGGGCTAGCTGGGACTCGAGAGTgactgaagaggagaagccatTTGCTCTCTTTCTATCATTGCAGTACCACCAG GCGCAAATTACTGTTCTCAGAGCATCACTCATCTTCCCAGAGGCTTCGTTTACCAGAGAGGTCAATAGTCACGGATCTAAGCTCAAAGGTGCCGCACGTCTACTACAAGGTCAAAACACATGTGTGGAAGCTGCAAGATCCATCATCACACAGGTCGCCGAGTTTGCAGACTCCCATGCTCACTTTATGCTTCTCACACCGACACAGACCTTCCTGGCTGCCGTCACTCTCGCCCTACATACCCTCAAGAAGCCTCACAAGCGCATGGGTCGTTCTGATGGAGAGCTTGTCAGGACTGCTTCGGATTACGTGGCTGACTTTTACCGCCGAGTTGGACAGAGTGAGGAGCTTGTCAAGGGAGTTCTCGAGCTATCGCGAAGGATGAACCAGGTGCTCTCTGGAGAAGGGGTTGTGGCAGAACAAGCACCGAGAGTATCCTCGCAAGAGGCCCAAGACGCAAACCCCATGCAGAGTGCAATGTCTCCGGGTCAGTTCTACGATCATGGGATGGAACCTCTTACCTTTGACCCGAATGACCAGTTTCAAGATCCTTTTCAGGATATGCCTTTGGATCAGTTCTGGGCAATCATGGAGGGGGAGTTTACGACTGTTAGCGGTCAGAACTTTCCCTGA
- a CDS encoding Fructose-bisphosphate aldolase: MPPTADSNKTLRILRDAKAGGYAVPAMCCYNLEGVLATVRAAEASSSPAMVLLFPWAITYAGTSLMRAAADACQHAKVPVALHLDHCQTPELVRRAADMENAFDSIMCDMSHYDDNLALTKELVSYCHGKGIATEAEPGRIEGGEDGVADTVDLEGILTTPEKAQEFVDTGIELLAPAFGNVHGEYGPRGINLEYNRLEAVNKAVGDQVYLVLHGADPFDEEIFQRCIKAGITKININKGMNRHFLGVMKEMSDKPLTSIIEAGTEAMQKAIERYMLWLGSAGKAA; this comes from the coding sequence ATGCCACCTACCGCCGACTCGAACAAGACGTTGCGCATCCTCCGCGATGCCAAAGCTGGAGGATACGCAGTACCCGCCATGTGCTGCTACAACCTTGAAGGAGTCCTCGCGACCGTGAGAGCCGCCGAAGCTTCATCCTCGCCCGCCATGGTCCTCTTGTTTCCATGGGCCATCACATACGCCGGCACGTCACTTATGCGCGCAGCAGCCGACGCCTGCCAACACGCCAAGGTCCCGGTCGCATTGCATCTCGATCACTGTCAGACGCCAGAGCTGGTGCGTCGGGCTGCTGATATGGAGAATGCGTTTGACAGCATCATGTGCGACATGAGCCATTACGACGATAACTTGGCTCTTACGAAGGAGTTGGTTTCATATTGTCATGGGAAAGGCATAGCGACGGAAGCTGAGCCAGGTCGCATTGAAGGTGGTGAGGATGGTGTCGCCGACACAGTTGATCTTGAGGGCATCTTGACCACGCCTGAAAAGGCACAAGAGTTTGTCGATACAGGCATTGAATTGTTAGCTCCCGCCTTTGGAAATGTCCACGGCGAATACGGGCCTCGTGGGATCAATCTCGAGTACAACCGCCTCGAAGCCGTCAACAAAGCTGTCGGCGACCAAGTCTACCTCGTCCTCCACGGGGCAGATCCCTTTGACGAGGAAATATTCCAGCGTTGCATTAAAGCCGGCATCACTaagatcaacatcaacaagggCATGAACAGGCACTTTCTGGGCGTCATGAAGGAAATGTCGGATAAACCGTTAACGAGCATCATTGAGGCAGGGACCGAGGCCATGCAAAAGGCCATTGAAAGATACATGTTGTGGTTGGGTAGTGCTGGAAAAGCTGCCTAA